A region from the Marinobacter sp. SS13-12 genome encodes:
- a CDS encoding DUF3179 domain-containing protein → MKMQYQLFFVLSVLLLVAARPGLAQEKNGFDLSNSLIPVDEILSGGPPRDGIPSINDPKFEPAGDSLPWREDDLLMTYDQGQARYAFPIGILNWHEIVNHESGGEPVLITFCPLCGTGMAFDPVAEGRHLTFGVSGLLYNSDLLMYDHQTESLWSQIEGRAISGPMAGTELEPVAIRHELWQKWRARVGDNGQVLSTDTGHRRNYRQSPYGDYDHSERLYFPVSSTSRKYHPKTWVLGWTHNGESKAWPFPELAEHGDRELEDRVGGKAVSIHYDPDVPSAELRDESGELLPATRAFWFAWYTFHPETKIFEAD, encoded by the coding sequence ATGAAGATGCAATATCAGCTCTTTTTCGTGTTGTCTGTATTACTTCTGGTGGCTGCCCGTCCGGGCCTGGCCCAGGAAAAAAACGGGTTTGACCTGAGCAATTCATTGATACCGGTGGATGAGATTCTCAGTGGCGGGCCACCCCGCGATGGCATTCCCTCCATCAATGACCCGAAGTTTGAACCTGCAGGGGATTCCCTGCCGTGGCGGGAAGACGACCTGTTAATGACCTATGACCAGGGACAGGCGCGGTATGCCTTCCCGATCGGTATTCTGAACTGGCATGAAATCGTCAATCACGAATCGGGCGGTGAGCCGGTGCTCATCACTTTTTGTCCGCTGTGCGGCACCGGTATGGCCTTTGACCCGGTGGCGGAGGGCCGTCATCTGACCTTCGGGGTTTCCGGACTGCTCTATAACAGTGACCTTCTGATGTACGATCACCAGACCGAATCCCTGTGGTCACAGATTGAAGGGCGTGCCATTTCAGGCCCTATGGCGGGCACAGAACTGGAGCCGGTGGCCATTCGCCATGAGCTGTGGCAGAAGTGGCGGGCCCGGGTTGGTGATAACGGCCAGGTACTTTCCACCGATACCGGCCATCGCAGGAATTACCGCCAGTCCCCTTACGGCGACTATGACCACTCGGAACGGCTGTACTTTCCGGTATCCAGCACCAGCCGGAAATACCATCCGAAAACCTGGGTATTGGGCTGGACTCATAACGGTGAGAGCAAGGCGTGGCCTTTCCCGGAGCTTGCAGAGCATGGTGACCGGGAGCTTGAGGACCGGGTAGGTGGAAAGGCAGTCAGCATTCATTATGATCCTGACGTGCCCTCCGCCGAGCTGCGCGATGAATCCGGCGAATTACTTCCCGCTACAAGGGCCTTCTGGTTTGCCTGGTATACCTTC
- a CDS encoding glutaredoxin domain-containing protein — translation MSLRPIRSPVVIGAFLVAMLPALSGAAEVYEKPPDRAVPQVALFSQPFCPGCEAAKAYFHNNDIPYLEFDITASTQARTTFERLGGRGTPLLLIDGRRVHGFSIPAVEQRLQEAGFLEEN, via the coding sequence ATGTCTTTACGACCAATCAGATCACCCGTTGTCATAGGCGCTTTTCTCGTGGCGATGTTACCGGCCCTTTCCGGTGCGGCTGAGGTCTACGAGAAACCACCAGATCGGGCTGTTCCACAGGTAGCGCTGTTTTCACAGCCTTTCTGTCCAGGCTGCGAGGCGGCGAAAGCCTATTTCCACAATAACGACATTCCCTATCTGGAGTTCGACATCACGGCTTCTACCCAAGCCAGAACGACATTTGAGCGCCTTGGAGGTCGTGGGACGCCTCTGCTACTGATTGATGGTCGTCGAGTGCATGGCTTTTCGATACCTGCGGTTGAGCAGCGATTACAGGAGGCAGGTTTCCTGGAGGAAAACTGA
- the nrtS gene encoding nitrate/nitrite transporter NrtS, whose translation MSFSRSGHSLRRCKEACQLAVRDGTPVRAAKLALVVGTLLVLINQWEAVVGEPEVNWLKVLLTYCVPYLVSTYTSVSKDLHLLRQSRIAEQEVHQEAEKARFRRSTL comes from the coding sequence ATGTCTTTTTCCCGGTCTGGACATTCTCTTCGCCGCTGCAAGGAAGCCTGTCAGTTAGCCGTCAGGGACGGTACTCCAGTACGTGCCGCCAAACTGGCCTTGGTGGTTGGCACCCTGCTTGTTCTGATCAACCAGTGGGAGGCCGTTGTAGGGGAGCCGGAGGTGAATTGGCTCAAAGTGTTGCTGACCTACTGTGTTCCTTATCTGGTATCCACCTATACCAGCGTGAGCAAGGATCTCCATCTGCTGCGCCAGTCCCGGATTGCGGAGCAGGAGGTGCATCAGGAGGCAGAGAAAGCAAGATTTCGGCGGTCCACGCTGTAA
- a CDS encoding YiiX/YebB-like N1pC/P60 family cysteine hydrolase translates to MLLNWLSRRLAAYLSKQVTRHSVRTSTWETLQKSLQPGDVLLVEGNTRISAAIKFLTQSTWSHAALYLGPEAGLGATGNGEPHVLVEADLEEGIRTLPLSFYRHTHTRVCRPVGLSEEDIRQLADYSKSRLGHQYDMKNVFDLARYLFPTPPVPVRYRHKLLAFGSGDPTRAICSTFIAEGFQQLRYPILPVVKTLPSDDPDCEDCVYEQFRVRHHSLFTPRDFDASPYFRIIKPTLEDNFDYRAIDWGNR, encoded by the coding sequence ATGTTGCTGAACTGGCTATCGCGGCGGCTGGCCGCCTACCTGTCGAAACAGGTCACCCGGCATTCGGTGCGTACCTCCACCTGGGAAACGCTGCAAAAGTCGCTTCAGCCCGGCGATGTTCTGTTGGTGGAGGGTAATACGCGGATCAGTGCAGCCATCAAGTTCCTGACCCAGTCTACCTGGTCCCATGCCGCCTTATACCTGGGCCCGGAGGCCGGACTGGGCGCAACCGGGAACGGCGAGCCGCATGTGCTGGTGGAGGCTGATCTTGAGGAGGGGATTCGAACCCTCCCTTTATCGTTTTATCGCCACACCCATACCCGGGTCTGCCGCCCGGTCGGGCTCAGTGAAGAAGATATCCGCCAGCTTGCCGACTATTCGAAATCCCGGCTGGGGCATCAGTACGACATGAAGAACGTGTTCGACCTGGCCCGCTACCTGTTTCCGACACCCCCGGTTCCTGTGCGGTACCGGCACAAACTGCTGGCGTTCGGAAGCGGCGACCCGACACGGGCGATCTGTTCAACGTTCATTGCTGAGGGGTTCCAGCAGTTGCGCTACCCAATCCTGCCAGTTGTCAAAACCCTGCCCAGTGACGACCCGGACTGTGAGGACTGCGTTTACGAGCAGTTCCGGGTTCGGCATCACTCCCTGTTCACACCACGGGATTTCGACGCTTCACCCTATTTCAGAATCATCAAGCCAACGCTGGAAGACAATTTTGATTACCGGGCAATTGACTGGGGTAATCGGTAA
- a CDS encoding GGDEF domain-containing phosphodiesterase yields MKSPAGIHTDLEGDEQLAGSPRDYWQSVSQWGRQLMSCRLCRNLTMAAFVAILLIEFVILIPSYRNYEEDLLSQHAAVARQAMTTYLATKPDDVTAESLQKLLDSSRVTGLELMVNDRWLRVGEPVTDVGDASGRLRDLPRPANQRLDLVWNSGQWLGDYPVRARVDITGVSGELTAFVVRILGLSLLIAVFVTMVTMAVVDRMMLSPLLRLRSRIVQAGGDAEHPLTYVREPERCDEFGEVEGAFNSMLEQNASYLNRLQSLNKRLDQLLMERTRSLKQTEQELRLRSLYDQLTGLANRNLFEERLTRFLAEAGSREAMPSALVVLGLNDFQALNGLAGHETGDRVLQEIARRLAGFSREPGYVARLGGDVFGLLLTPHQGLKEDLLETDIAAVINACIAPVQVAGKQYQCDVSAGVALAPLDGNEAGALLSHAEIAMHRAKKSSDSQVQFFSSDLGEQIQRRQDMVKDLRSAIEKQQLELHYQPQFDRLRRCVGYEALLRWRHPEFGMVSPDEFVPVAEEAGLIGPIGLWVIEQAVTTMKRWVDQGFSGRMAINISARQLADPSLVGHIRGVLGSHDLAPGYLELEITETALMEDVTAALEVLEGFRSLGVLLAVDDFGTGYSSLAYLKALPVTRIKIDRAFVTGLPDNEQDEVLCRTMISMAHSLGCEVIAEGVETEAQASWLATSGCDELQGFLLGRPEPDGYRLPQSIAR; encoded by the coding sequence ATGAAGTCGCCGGCAGGGATTCATACAGATCTTGAAGGTGATGAGCAGCTCGCCGGTAGCCCCCGGGATTACTGGCAGTCGGTTTCCCAGTGGGGGCGGCAGCTAATGTCATGCCGTCTTTGCAGAAACCTTACCATGGCAGCGTTTGTGGCCATCCTGCTTATCGAATTTGTCATTCTAATACCTTCCTACCGCAATTACGAAGAGGATCTGTTAAGCCAGCACGCCGCTGTGGCGCGGCAGGCCATGACAACCTACCTTGCGACCAAACCGGACGATGTGACCGCTGAGTCGCTCCAGAAGTTGCTGGATAGCTCAAGGGTGACAGGCCTTGAGTTGATGGTGAATGACCGCTGGTTACGAGTCGGGGAGCCGGTGACCGACGTGGGGGATGCTTCAGGGCGCTTGCGGGACCTGCCGCGCCCTGCGAATCAACGGCTGGACCTGGTCTGGAATTCCGGCCAGTGGCTTGGTGACTATCCGGTCAGGGCCCGTGTCGATATTACCGGCGTTTCCGGGGAGCTGACGGCGTTTGTTGTGCGGATTCTCGGCCTCTCTCTGCTTATAGCTGTGTTTGTCACCATGGTAACTATGGCTGTTGTGGACCGCATGATGCTGTCGCCACTGTTGCGGCTGCGTTCCCGTATCGTGCAGGCGGGTGGTGATGCTGAGCATCCGCTGACGTATGTCCGCGAACCTGAGCGCTGTGACGAATTCGGTGAGGTGGAAGGCGCCTTCAACAGCATGCTTGAGCAGAATGCCTCCTACCTCAATCGATTACAGTCCCTGAATAAACGCCTTGATCAGTTGCTGATGGAGCGTACTCGCTCACTCAAGCAGACGGAACAGGAACTCCGGCTGCGTAGCCTCTATGATCAACTGACGGGTCTGGCTAACCGGAACCTGTTTGAAGAGCGGCTGACCAGATTTCTGGCGGAGGCTGGCAGCAGGGAAGCCATGCCATCGGCACTTGTGGTGCTTGGTCTCAATGATTTTCAGGCTCTGAACGGCCTGGCGGGCCATGAAACCGGAGATCGCGTGCTGCAGGAGATTGCCCGCCGACTGGCTGGGTTCAGTCGCGAGCCAGGATATGTTGCACGGCTGGGGGGTGACGTATTCGGACTGTTGCTGACACCCCATCAGGGCCTGAAGGAAGATCTGCTCGAGACCGACATCGCCGCTGTTATCAATGCCTGCATCGCCCCGGTTCAGGTAGCTGGCAAACAATACCAGTGTGATGTGAGTGCCGGCGTTGCATTGGCACCGCTGGACGGCAATGAGGCTGGTGCTTTGCTCAGTCATGCCGAAATCGCCATGCACCGGGCCAAGAAATCATCAGACTCCCAAGTACAGTTTTTTTCCTCGGACCTGGGTGAACAGATCCAGCGACGCCAGGATATGGTCAAGGATCTCCGTAGTGCCATCGAGAAGCAGCAGCTTGAACTTCATTACCAGCCCCAGTTTGACCGGTTACGGCGTTGTGTGGGTTATGAAGCACTGTTGCGCTGGCGCCACCCGGAATTTGGCATGGTGTCTCCCGACGAATTCGTACCGGTTGCGGAAGAAGCCGGGCTGATCGGCCCTATCGGGTTATGGGTGATTGAGCAGGCGGTCACCACCATGAAGCGTTGGGTGGATCAGGGCTTTTCAGGTCGCATGGCGATCAATATTTCTGCCCGACAGCTGGCGGATCCGTCGCTGGTGGGGCACATACGTGGCGTTCTGGGCAGCCACGATCTTGCGCCTGGTTACCTGGAACTGGAAATCACCGAAACTGCTCTGATGGAGGATGTCACAGCGGCACTGGAGGTTCTGGAAGGATTCCGTTCGCTGGGCGTGTTGCTGGCAGTAGACGACTTCGGCACCGGTTACTCCTCGCTGGCCTACCTCAAGGCGCTACCGGTGACACGCATCAAGATTGACCGTGCTTTTGTCACCGGATTGCCTGATAACGAGCAGGACGAGGTGTTGTGTCGAACGATGATTTCCATGGCCCACAGTCTTGGCTGTGAGGTGATTGCCGAAGGCGTGGAAACAGAAGCTCAGGCCAGTTGGCTGGCAACTTCGGGCTGCGATGAGCTTCAGGGATTCCTGTTGGGGCGGCCGGAGCCGGATGGTTACCGATTACCCCAGTCAATTGCCCGGTAA
- a CDS encoding DsbA family protein, whose amino-acid sequence MRLPEKADTMPWMARALSSPATRRCRQAIHRLRAIRKGEGNVVDVFINPRDPFSFVFLQALPQLTCRYDVQLRFFTVWHQPREMFPEPAMWTDWAITDAAKIARLYGLAPPKSSGLPTENALERCRDQLLALEDSDSYLTCATEAMRGVWQGEVTSGDDITTTANTELTERLRANEQRLGDLGHCQGSMVHFRGEWFWGVDRLDHLERLLIREGRAHQPEQAPIWDRTWATLGQDAQPLENPGQTLEVFFSIRSPYSYLGLERAVLLARAWNIPVRLRPVLPMLMRGQSVPDAKKWYIFQDTKREATKLGIPYGFVADPLGPGVERCYALFEHARSCGREIDYMLAYARAVNAEGIRSETDSGLRTIVERAGLDWPKARALLEDQGWREWAEENRKAMYDLGLWGVPSFRYGDIGCWGQDRLWLIEEEIKKRVETSSTQEVVTTNNAESHTDPAQ is encoded by the coding sequence ATGCGATTGCCCGAAAAAGCCGACACCATGCCCTGGATGGCAAGAGCCCTATCGAGCCCTGCAACACGACGTTGCCGGCAGGCCATTCACCGTTTGCGGGCAATCAGGAAAGGTGAGGGCAATGTGGTTGATGTTTTTATCAACCCCCGCGACCCCTTCAGTTTCGTATTCTTGCAGGCCCTGCCCCAGCTGACTTGCCGATACGATGTTCAGCTCCGCTTTTTCACTGTCTGGCACCAGCCCCGGGAGATGTTTCCAGAACCCGCAATGTGGACTGACTGGGCCATTACCGATGCCGCCAAGATCGCGCGTCTCTATGGATTGGCGCCGCCAAAGTCATCCGGTCTGCCTACCGAAAACGCTCTGGAACGCTGCCGCGATCAGCTGCTCGCCCTTGAGGACAGCGACAGTTACCTTACCTGTGCGACAGAGGCGATGAGAGGCGTCTGGCAGGGCGAAGTAACGTCGGGCGACGACATTACCACCACGGCCAATACCGAACTGACAGAAAGACTGCGAGCAAACGAGCAGCGGCTGGGTGACCTTGGCCATTGCCAGGGCAGCATGGTGCATTTCCGGGGTGAGTGGTTCTGGGGCGTCGACAGGCTGGACCACCTGGAACGCCTGCTGATTCGTGAAGGGCGGGCACATCAACCCGAGCAGGCCCCGATATGGGACCGGACCTGGGCAACACTCGGCCAGGATGCCCAGCCTCTGGAAAACCCGGGCCAGACCCTGGAAGTGTTCTTTTCCATACGCAGCCCCTACTCCTACCTCGGCCTGGAGCGGGCTGTCCTGCTCGCCCGCGCCTGGAACATTCCAGTCCGGCTGCGCCCGGTGCTACCCATGCTGATGCGCGGTCAATCCGTCCCCGATGCGAAAAAGTGGTACATCTTCCAGGACACCAAGCGAGAGGCCACCAAACTCGGCATCCCCTATGGCTTTGTCGCCGACCCACTGGGGCCGGGGGTAGAGCGGTGTTACGCGCTCTTTGAACACGCCCGTTCCTGTGGGCGCGAAATCGACTACATGCTCGCCTATGCGCGAGCCGTCAATGCCGAGGGCATTCGCTCGGAAACCGATTCGGGCCTGCGGACCATCGTAGAGCGTGCCGGGCTGGACTGGCCCAAAGCCCGGGCCCTGTTGGAAGATCAGGGCTGGCGCGAGTGGGCGGAAGAGAACCGCAAGGCGATGTATGATCTCGGGCTATGGGGCGTTCCAAGCTTCCGTTATGGAGACATCGGTTGCTGGGGCCAGGATCGTTTATGGCTGATTGAGGAGGAAATCAAAAAAAGGGTGGAGACAAGCTCCACCCAAGAGGTCGTGACGACCAACAATGCAGAGAGTCACACAGATCCGGCGCAATAA
- a CDS encoding DinB family protein, translating to MPNSSSGSFNCEELVAENAHAINQLAELLFVVPGQLYRQTFGAKNQHVIGKHVRHIIDHYMALLTAAHRQSAGPLDYEKREREERLELDNHAACNKLLAIINSLGRLAEVPQNTLLTMEHLSDEQRRTVSTSIDRELVFLASHTIHHMAIIAMLAEQGGVEVSDGFGVHPSTLRHQQQLQMQMARIA from the coding sequence ATGCCAAATTCAAGTTCCGGGTCTTTTAATTGCGAAGAGCTCGTTGCCGAAAATGCCCACGCCATCAATCAGCTTGCAGAGCTGCTTTTTGTGGTGCCTGGACAGCTGTATCGGCAAACGTTCGGAGCGAAAAATCAGCATGTAATCGGCAAACACGTGCGCCACATCATTGATCATTACATGGCTCTTCTGACTGCCGCTCACAGACAATCCGCAGGGCCCCTTGATTATGAAAAAAGGGAGCGTGAGGAAAGGCTCGAGCTGGATAATCACGCTGCCTGCAACAAGCTTCTTGCGATCATCAATTCGCTGGGGCGCCTTGCTGAAGTGCCACAGAACACGCTACTGACGATGGAGCATCTCAGTGACGAGCAGCGGCGCACGGTTTCCACCAGCATTGACCGGGAACTGGTGTTCCTGGCCAGCCACACCATTCACCACATGGCGATCATTGCGATGCTGGCGGAGCAGGGTGGGGTTGAAGTCAGTGACGGGTTTGGCGTTCACCCTTCAACCCTGCGTCATCAGCAGCAGTTGCAAATGCAGATGGCGAGAATCGCGTGA
- a CDS encoding amylase produces MTRHYWMGGNRTYEQDRFFESSLDKDRWQKGDSPDDWDACWYTGMPDPEFFRYVGPERKINHIPGNNALTVKSRLYQSLLTLRDRVSLQDNGHDGLAERLQFFPRVYSMPGDYHAFQQEALDEPSKRWILKPKNAARGKGIQLVKDPADVPMDSSWMVQEYIENPHTMHGRKYVLRLYVAVTSIAPLRVYLYRQGFAKLASAPYDEENADNPYSYLTNPDVNALNLDADVPVEFVDLDRYRAWLREQGHDDEALFARVEDMVALTCLSAVESMRERSRVVGADTRGCYELLGIDCLVDSKLKPWVLECNLSPSLEVCAGPESGGDIEEGVKGSLVSDLVSLVGLNGKRETVPGASVEQRLILETENEQARAGNFKRLLPSENPAAYLPFYTLPRLEDWVVAKALSGNGLTQPTLQRRRAEDMISEDRVYVYDTRLGHLSVLNETASLIWLMATDGIPPDDIADALTQSARQNSVAEPDAWAIRRDVWNSLADWANNGFLVHANAGDTSASDLTSTGNIPLPQVSEPYSSVLECGGFHVELFTDSPAVVGRIGSLLVPLESKSSPGSRSRLEVVRDTPGYTLILDGKVMQSRLALSRVAPAIMVCLTGHAADEGDIIIDAGLVTRPEDPSSAVLVANGDPGLGDGPALALAKHLDANFGRALRIPAEPGTAMSALGLPAQVPSAKAGDPEVPGRFSLHSPTEGHEIALQPASLGVAAQEYRITTVLIPVPTSDQHENGLQAVSVSEALRYLIPGCCGPQGRPLDTAGFSRLAEWLETADRYLVATDNLDAVVHQLSGADRSEVDQAFGQ; encoded by the coding sequence ATGACTCGACACTACTGGATGGGCGGCAACCGCACCTACGAGCAGGACCGCTTTTTCGAATCATCACTGGACAAAGACCGCTGGCAGAAAGGCGACAGCCCGGACGACTGGGATGCGTGCTGGTACACGGGCATGCCCGATCCGGAATTTTTCAGGTACGTTGGGCCTGAGCGCAAGATCAATCACATTCCCGGTAATAACGCCCTGACCGTCAAAAGCCGGCTCTATCAGAGCCTGTTGACGCTTCGTGATCGGGTGAGCCTGCAGGATAACGGACACGACGGGCTGGCCGAGCGCCTGCAGTTTTTCCCGCGGGTCTACTCCATGCCCGGGGACTATCATGCTTTCCAGCAGGAGGCCCTTGATGAACCCTCCAAACGCTGGATCCTGAAGCCCAAGAACGCGGCACGAGGCAAGGGCATCCAGCTGGTGAAAGACCCGGCTGATGTGCCCATGGATTCGTCGTGGATGGTGCAGGAGTACATCGAGAATCCTCATACCATGCACGGGCGCAAGTACGTCTTGCGGCTCTATGTTGCGGTCACCTCGATTGCGCCTCTGCGGGTGTACCTCTACCGCCAGGGCTTCGCCAAGCTGGCCTCTGCGCCTTACGATGAGGAAAACGCAGACAATCCCTACAGTTACCTCACCAATCCCGATGTTAACGCGCTGAACCTCGACGCGGATGTGCCGGTGGAGTTTGTGGATCTGGACCGTTACCGCGCCTGGTTGAGAGAGCAGGGGCATGATGACGAGGCCCTGTTTGCCCGCGTCGAGGACATGGTCGCCCTGACCTGCCTGTCGGCTGTGGAATCCATGCGCGAACGTTCAAGAGTGGTGGGAGCCGATACCCGTGGCTGTTATGAGCTGCTGGGCATTGACTGCCTGGTAGACAGCAAGCTCAAACCCTGGGTGCTGGAATGCAACCTCAGCCCTTCTCTGGAAGTATGCGCCGGACCTGAGAGCGGCGGTGATATTGAAGAAGGCGTCAAGGGATCGTTGGTGTCGGACCTGGTAAGCCTGGTGGGGCTGAATGGCAAGCGTGAAACCGTTCCCGGTGCGTCTGTGGAGCAACGGCTGATCCTGGAAACGGAAAACGAGCAGGCCCGGGCAGGTAACTTCAAGCGTCTGTTGCCTTCGGAAAACCCAGCGGCTTATCTGCCGTTCTATACACTGCCACGACTGGAGGACTGGGTTGTCGCCAAGGCCCTCTCTGGCAACGGTTTAACCCAGCCAACCCTGCAACGGCGACGTGCCGAGGATATGATCAGTGAGGACAGGGTGTATGTCTACGATACCCGGCTGGGGCATCTCAGTGTCCTGAACGAAACTGCATCGCTGATCTGGCTGATGGCCACCGATGGTATCCCGCCAGACGATATCGCCGATGCCCTGACCCAGTCAGCCAGGCAGAACTCTGTCGCAGAGCCCGATGCCTGGGCCATTCGGCGGGATGTCTGGAATTCGCTGGCGGACTGGGCCAACAACGGTTTTCTGGTCCACGCGAATGCTGGGGATACCTCCGCTTCTGATCTCACCTCTACAGGGAATATTCCGCTTCCACAGGTGTCTGAGCCCTATTCGTCCGTTCTCGAATGCGGTGGATTCCACGTGGAGCTTTTTACCGACAGCCCCGCGGTGGTGGGCCGGATCGGCTCGTTATTGGTTCCGCTTGAATCGAAAAGCAGCCCGGGTTCCCGCTCAAGACTTGAGGTCGTGCGAGACACCCCGGGCTACACCCTGATCCTCGACGGCAAGGTTATGCAGTCACGGCTCGCCCTGTCCCGGGTGGCGCCAGCGATTATGGTTTGCCTCACCGGGCACGCGGCAGACGAGGGCGACATCATCATTGACGCCGGCCTTGTTACCCGGCCGGAGGATCCATCCAGTGCCGTGCTGGTTGCCAACGGTGACCCCGGGCTTGGCGACGGGCCGGCATTGGCCCTGGCCAAACATCTTGATGCGAACTTTGGTCGGGCCCTGAGGATTCCTGCGGAGCCTGGCACGGCCATGTCTGCACTTGGTCTGCCAGCGCAGGTGCCTTCAGCCAAAGCCGGTGATCCTGAGGTGCCGGGCCGTTTTTCCCTGCATTCCCCGACGGAGGGTCACGAAATTGCGCTGCAACCAGCATCGCTGGGAGTGGCTGCACAGGAATACCGCATTACTACGGTTCTGATACCTGTTCCGACATCGGATCAACACGAGAACGGTCTGCAGGCGGTATCGGTGAGTGAGGCCCTGCGTTATCTCATCCCCGGCTGTTGTGGCCCTCAGGGCCGTCCGCTGGATACGGCCGGTTTCTCGCGGTTGGCCGAATGGCTCGAGACAGCAGACCGATACCTGGTGGCCACAGATAATCTTGATGCTGTGGTGCACCAGCTGTCGGGTGCGGACAGGTCAGAGGTAGATCAAGCATTCGGGCAATAG
- a CDS encoding efflux RND transporter periplasmic adaptor subunit, which yields MRIALMAIVIAMAFGLGWLASQQIMPMFGSAGSGNQAAESAEKEPLYWVAPMDSDYRRDKPGKSPMGMDLVPVYEEEDTGRGDGGVQISSAVRNNLGVRTRAVSRGPVTIPVRTVGYVTDDEDELIHVHSRIAGWVEVLHLRSLGEEVSRGEPLYEIYSPELVNAQQEFLMSERLSRGSQATATGGKLRSLGMTDSQIANLKKTGKVRERITVFAPGSGYVAALPVRAGMYVRPDTEIMAIGSRNSVWVIAEFFERQAGLVVAGQSVAFTTPSMPGTNWQGSIDYVYPELDARTRTLRARVRVPNADGRLRPNMFVNFTMDAPIGDDLLTIPRPALIQLSDSQHVLLAEEGGYFRPVPVKTGQEAGDRVVIAEGLEEGQQVVVSAQFLIDSETSLEAAMLRLEANEQSSSDTQSDSSPSELIEGVGRITELDNEGASITLDHTPIPELNWPAMTMAFVLADSVDTGALAPDQTVRFEFRETPEGYLVERIEPAQDAQ from the coding sequence ATGCGCATTGCCCTGATGGCGATCGTGATCGCCATGGCCTTTGGTCTTGGCTGGCTGGCCAGTCAGCAAATCATGCCAATGTTCGGATCAGCCGGGTCCGGTAATCAGGCTGCTGAATCAGCAGAGAAAGAACCCCTGTACTGGGTTGCCCCCATGGATTCCGACTACCGCCGCGACAAGCCCGGCAAGTCCCCCATGGGAATGGATCTGGTGCCGGTTTATGAAGAAGAGGACACCGGCAGGGGCGATGGCGGAGTGCAGATAAGCTCTGCCGTCAGGAATAATCTGGGGGTCAGAACCCGGGCTGTTTCCCGTGGGCCGGTCACCATTCCGGTCCGCACGGTCGGCTATGTCACCGACGACGAGGACGAGCTGATCCACGTGCACAGCCGCATTGCCGGCTGGGTAGAGGTTCTGCACCTACGTTCGCTGGGAGAGGAAGTCAGCCGGGGCGAGCCGCTGTACGAGATCTATTCGCCGGAGCTGGTGAATGCCCAGCAGGAATTCCTGATGTCAGAACGACTGAGCCGGGGTTCCCAGGCTACGGCAACTGGCGGAAAACTGCGGTCTCTCGGCATGACTGACTCACAGATCGCCAACCTGAAAAAAACCGGCAAGGTCCGCGAACGCATCACCGTGTTTGCCCCCGGGTCCGGCTATGTGGCCGCCCTGCCAGTCCGTGCCGGCATGTACGTGCGCCCGGATACCGAAATCATGGCCATTGGCAGCCGCAATTCCGTCTGGGTGATCGCCGAGTTCTTCGAGCGGCAAGCCGGCCTGGTCGTGGCAGGCCAGTCAGTGGCATTCACCACGCCCTCCATGCCTGGCACCAACTGGCAGGGCAGCATTGACTATGTCTACCCGGAGCTGGATGCCAGAACCCGAACCCTGCGGGCACGGGTACGTGTTCCAAACGCCGACGGCCGGCTGCGCCCCAACATGTTCGTGAACTTCACCATGGACGCACCCATCGGCGATGACCTGCTCACCATTCCGCGCCCGGCACTAATCCAGCTCAGCGACAGCCAGCATGTGCTATTGGCCGAAGAGGGTGGCTACTTCCGCCCGGTGCCCGTAAAAACCGGCCAGGAAGCCGGCGACCGGGTCGTGATTGCCGAGGGCCTGGAAGAAGGCCAGCAGGTAGTAGTGTCCGCCCAGTTCCTGATCGACTCCGAAACCAGCCTTGAAGCCGCCATGTTAAGACTTGAAGCGAATGAGCAAAGCAGCAGTGACACCCAGTCAGACAGTTCACCGTCGGAATTGATTGAAGGCGTCGGCCGAATCACCGAACTGGATAACGAGGGCGCCTCAATCACCCTCGATCACACCCCCATACCGGAACTGAACTGGCCCGCCATGACCATGGCGTTTGTTCTTGCCGATTCCGTGGATACCGGTGCCCTGGCCCCGGACCAGACAGTCCGCTTTGAATTCCGCGAGACCCCGGAAGGCTACCTCGTTGAACGTATTGAACCGGCGCAAGACGCGCAATAA
- a CDS encoding copper-binding protein, whose protein sequence is MKLKTLISALVLAVTLASASAMAEPIQSKGVVTAVNPDKQKITLNHEPIPELGWPQMTMGFSVAPEVDLEGLAKGDEVTFSLKPEGKSQTITDISKQ, encoded by the coding sequence ATGAAGCTGAAAACATTGATAAGCGCCCTTGTTCTGGCAGTCACCCTTGCATCTGCATCGGCCATGGCCGAGCCCATCCAGAGCAAAGGCGTTGTGACCGCCGTCAATCCGGACAAACAGAAGATAACCCTGAATCATGAGCCCATCCCCGAACTGGGCTGGCCACAGATGACCATGGGATTTTCCGTAGCACCAGAGGTTGATCTGGAAGGCCTGGCCAAAGGCGACGAGGTCACCTTCTCTCTTAAGCCGGAAGGCAAGAGCCAGACGATCACCGACATCAGCAAGCAATAG